In a single window of the Coffea eugenioides isolate CCC68of chromosome 3, Ceug_1.0, whole genome shotgun sequence genome:
- the LOC113766528 gene encoding uncharacterized protein LOC113766528, protein MEVSLQISSISTQFGKKIQLFNQNGNCKEKILQHRSMISCQAARTMQNGRAANFYEVLSLDCSKFVGPDEIKKAYRCKALKFHPDACPPSAKEESTKRFLELRMAYETLSDPISQQMYDHELSLVDVEGRTRHGMRFSMGNKAARTLQNGRAANFYEILSLDSSQFIGPEEIKKAYRCKALKFHPDACPPSAKEESTKRFLELRMAYETLSDPISRKLYDHELSLLDVEGRKTHGMNCCTGNKVWERQITELNKRSRQKIERRNAMGM, encoded by the exons ATGGAAGTATCGTTGCAAATTAGTAGTATTAGTACTCAGTTTGGGAAAAAGATCCAATTATTCAATCAGAATGGAAACTGTAAAGAGAAGATTCTTCAGCACAGATCTATGATCTCCTGTCaagctgctagaaccatgcaaAATGGAAGAGCAGCCAACTTTTATGAGGTACTTTCTCTTGATTGCTCCAAGTTTGTAGGTCCTGACGAAATCAAGAAAGCATACAGATGCAAAGCTCTTAAGTTCCATCCTGATGCTTGCCCTCCATCCGCAAAAGAAGAGTCAACAAAGCGATTTCTTGAGCTGAGAATGGCATATGAGACATTATCTGATCCCATTTCGCAACAAATGTACGATCATGAGCTCAGTTTGGTTGATGTGGAGGGAAGAACAAGACATGGGATGAGATTTTCCATGGGAAATAAG GCTGCTAGAACCCTGCAAAATGGAAGGGCAGCCAACTTTTACGAAATACTTTCTCTTGATTCCTCCCAATTCATAGGTCctgaagaaatcaagaaagcCTATCGATGCAAAGCTCTTAAGTTCCATCCTGATGCTTGCCCTCCCTCGGCAAAAGAAGAGTCGACTAAGcgatttcttgagctaagaatGGCGTATGAGACATTATCTGATCCAATTTCACGAAAATTGTACGATCATGAGCTTAGTTTGCTTGATGTGGAGGGAAGAAAAACGCATGGGATGAATTGTTGCACGGGAAATAAGGTTTGGGAGAGGCAAATCACTGAACTGAATAAGCGATCAAGGCAGAAAATTGAGAGGAGGAATGCAATGGGAATGTAG